Proteins found in one Coleofasciculus chthonoplastes PCC 7420 genomic segment:
- a CDS encoding cytochrome P450: protein MSKDFSPVTVEGMRPEIETMANDLLAKVKATGEMDVIKDLASPLPAMTVTRILGLPPEDYPKLVRWSYQLFFVFDQPMSLQGYQQQNQMAIEARDYLTEKISHLEKYPNDGLISRLITARDEGTRLTQEEILGFCIMLLIVGQETTKSLVGNATVALLKHPEKLAELKQNPDQIKNVVEELLRYDSPVQVIARLATEDVEMRGKMIQAGDKVILCIGAANRDPEQFTNPDQLDFNRRNYSLPFGGGIHFCLGAFLARVQGQIAINAMVQRLPNLQLNTERLDWRESITLRGLKSLYVTFET, encoded by the coding sequence GTGAGTAAAGACTTTTCTCCTGTCACTGTAGAAGGAATGCGACCTGAGATAGAAACAATGGCGAATGACCTACTGGCGAAAGTAAAAGCCACAGGAGAAATGGATGTAATTAAAGATTTAGCCAGTCCCCTACCCGCGATGACCGTGACTCGCATCTTGGGACTCCCACCAGAAGACTATCCTAAGCTAGTGCGTTGGTCTTATCAGTTATTCTTTGTTTTTGATCAACCGATGTCTTTACAAGGTTATCAACAGCAAAATCAAATGGCAATAGAAGCCAGAGACTACCTGACTGAAAAGATTAGCCACTTAGAGAAATATCCGAATGATGGTTTAATTAGTCGTTTAATTACAGCTAGAGATGAAGGAACCCGTCTAACTCAAGAAGAAATTCTTGGCTTTTGTATCATGTTACTGATTGTTGGACAAGAAACAACGAAAAGCCTGGTGGGAAATGCGACTGTTGCTCTCCTGAAGCATCCTGAGAAGCTAGCCGAACTCAAACAAAATCCAGACCAGATTAAAAATGTGGTTGAAGAGTTACTCCGCTACGATAGTCCAGTTCAAGTGATTGCGCGTTTAGCCACAGAAGATGTAGAAATGAGAGGGAAAATGATTCAAGCAGGGGATAAAGTGATTCTCTGCATTGGTGCTGCAAATCGCGACCCAGAACAGTTTACCAATCCTGACCAACTAGATTTTAACCGCCGCAACTATAGCTTGCCTTTTGGGGGAGGAATACACTTTTGTTTGGGTGCATTTCTAGCTAGAGTCCAAGGACAAATTGCAATTAATGCAATGGTGCAAAGATTACCGAACCTTCAGCTCAACACGGAAAGGCTAGACTGGCGTGAAAGTATCACATTGCGAGGGCTAAAAAGTTTATATGTAACCTTTGAAACTTAA